GGCGATGACCACGCTAGGGATGCCCGCGCGCCCCGTGGTCAGGAAAAACTCGTAAACGGCCTCCTCGGCCTCGGGACCCGGGCGCTTGCTGTCGTAGAGGTCGCCCGCCACCAAGATGAGATCCACCTCTTCGTCGACGGCGAGCGCGGCGATCTCGCGCAGGGCCTCACGGATCTCGGGCGTGCGGTCGACCCCGTGCAGGGTGCGCCCGGCGTGCCAGTCGGCGGTGTGGAGAATCTTCACCTTGCCAGTCTAACGCAGACTGGTCGGCGACGGGCAGCGGCGCGAGGTCCAGCCGCAGAGGTCTCGAGCTCTATCACTGAGGCTCGCGGGCCTCGGGCTGGTTCACCTCGCCTGTCAACATCCGCCGAAAATGAACCATAACGTGCTAGGCTCATGTTATGGACATGAGCATGAGCACGTCAGCCAGGAGGGCCGCCGGGTCCCGTCGCCGTAGCGCCGGGGCGCGCCCGTGAAGCTGACCATCTTCGGCGCGACCGGCAAGACCGGCAGGCACCTCGTCAGCCAAGCCTTGGACGTCGGCCACGACGTCACCGCCTTTGTCCGCGACCCGGCGAAGCTGGTGGTCGAGCACGAGCGACTCAGGCTGGTGCAGGGCGACGCCATGGACGCGGCCAAGGTGAGCGAGGCCGTCGTAGGCGCGGACGCCGTCCTCGTCGCCCTGGGCCATACCAAGAACACGCCCGCCGACATGCAGACGGTCGCCAGCCGCCATATCGTCACGGCCATGAAGGAGCACGGCGTCCGCCGCCTGGTCAGCCTGACCGGCGCGGGCGTGAGAGACCCCAAGGACGAGCCGAAGGTTATCGACCGGGCCATCGTCGGGGTGATGAAGCTCATCTCGAGGCGCGTGCTCGAGGACGCCAAAGGCCACGCCGCGGTCCTTAAAGGGAGCGGTCTCGACTGGATAATCGTGCGCGGTCCGATGCTGACCGACGGCCCCAAGACGGGCGAGTACCGCGTCGGCTACGTCGGCAAGGGCTCGGGGACGAGGGCGTCACGAGCCGACGTGGCGGACTTTATGCTCAAGCAGCTAAAAGACGACGGCTACCTGCGCCAAGCGCCGATGGTCAGCAGCTAAAGGAGTGAGACCCGTCGCCCGTAGCACGCGGATAACCGTGATAGCCTACCGCATAGCCACCGATAAGAAGATACTCAATGCCCTTGGAGTTGAGTAACCGTAAGAACTCTTTGAAGTCGGGCGGTAGTAGGGTCGTAGCCATAGTTCACTTGCCGCATGAGCTCGATAGCCTCGAGGCGCTCTTCTGGCGTGCGCCCTCGCCAGTAAGCTTTATCATCAGAGCTAGCCTCAAGCGACGCGACGGAGAGGGCGGTTTTATCCAATCGGATGGATGGAACATCGCTCATACACTTGATTATAGAACACAGACAACTCACAACCCCTCTCCTCGAGCTGCTTAACGAGGACTCTGTGTTTCACGCAACTTCAAGTTCTGCAACACGACGAACACTGGGAATGCTACCGCTACTCAGGTCTCTATAAATGTCAACAAGGTTTTCTCGAAGCTCATCTTCGCTTTCACCCTGAGTCCAGGAATCAGGGAACTCCTCTAAATAGCCTAGCCACATATCTTCGTCTTGCCAATAAACGTACCTCTGTTTCATGTTCGTATTGTAGCCGAAAACGAGCGGAAGCGCTTAACGGCTGAATTCAACGGCACTCCACGGTAGTAGTAACGCTCGTGCTATGCGAGGCGTACCTAAAACCACTGTCAATTTTCGGTTCGCTCTCCTTCATGTGCGCTTGCGGCAGACCACGATAATGCTTCTGCTGGCAGCAGTCAACGGCTCCCCATTCCAATCGCCGTACTGCCAGAGGATGCTGAAGCCATTGTAGTACAGCAGCGCCGCAAGCTCCTGCGGGAAGGTGTAGCGCAACGCGATGCGCGTGACCTTGGTTTGCTCCTGATCGCTCTCGCGCCAGCGTCGGTAGGTTGTCCAGTGCAGGATTTGGGCGACATGGTCGTAGGCTTGCGTCCTCGATACACGCACGGCACGTCCGCT
Above is a window of Deinococcota bacterium DNA encoding:
- the sbcD gene encoding exonuclease subunit SbcD, which gives rise to MKILHTADWHAGRTLHGVDRTPEIREALREIAALAVDEEVDLILVAGDLYDSKRPGPEAEEAVYEFFLTTGRAGIPSVVIA
- a CDS encoding SDR family oxidoreductase, which encodes MKLTIFGATGKTGRHLVSQALDVGHDVTAFVRDPAKLVVEHERLRLVQGDAMDAAKVSEAVVGADAVLVALGHTKNTPADMQTVASRHIVTAMKEHGVRRLVSLTGAGVRDPKDEPKVIDRAIVGVMKLISRRVLEDAKGHAAVLKGSGLDWIIVRGPMLTDGPKTGEYRVGYVGKGSGTRASRADVADFMLKQLKDDGYLRQAPMVSS
- a CDS encoding type II toxin-antitoxin system HicB family antitoxin, which gives rise to MKQRYVYWQDEDMWLGYLEEFPDSWTQGESEDELRENLVDIYRDLSSGSIPSVRRVAELEVA